From the Eleutherodactylus coqui strain aEleCoq1 chromosome 7, aEleCoq1.hap1, whole genome shotgun sequence genome, one window contains:
- the ZNF638 gene encoding zinc finger protein 638 isoform X1 — MFNRGGFHGQRPMGHGPMNQPGMGHGPMNQPGMGHGPMNQPGMGHGPMNQSGMGHPGMNMSGMNMSGMGMAPMNQQSMNLSSMNHPGMNNQHMGHPGMTHSNIGLSGMNQPNMNLNQMNHPGMNQGGGGGGGGRGMGFLPEMKNPAFGMRPMNNTGSFGGNTDPIGMKSIPVRPSMHTPSDRLMSPQVLPQRFPSPSVPAHQGQQRMPSQNQEIPSIVNRILSHSSDRMMMKPKTPLQDPAALMKKKRWDDLDAFGNVGPEMGMKPIQSDPSLEKRPNAQNRYTNESASSILESFGLSNEDLEELSRYPDDQLTPSNMPGILRDIRLRKMNLTTPVPDQTTGRRPGSEAVASKVIDYGHSSKYPFNDSVPPARSYSPPRTEQKPPPLPKETAAPSNTKPEMTPEKGMDNKIPTISGSRKPIRLSSKPDRSNNKTLIGKETAAPVDVSVTVSKIEQPVISIQADASTIPDAATSVQTELKPAVQSITAVSQVGYQQPAEMPAPVKGGWVPLLSQEEAQRMKRLPTPSMMNDYYAASPRIFPHICSLCNVECRHLKDWIKHQNSSSHIESCRNLRQQYPDWNPQELSSVSNEGKNAETTSKTSLKSKSTSPRRSRRSGSRHRSRKSHSRSPRSSGRRSRSRSPRRSRNSPRRSRSPRLGQRSPCRSRSPRRYRTSNAKSPDKRAVDAAVQSFIEATKRLKGIKSSRNGKKLPPKPSNPITKNKKPASSAPPPKRSGTTAPKPRSSSSSSSSSKKPNSSTNTADKAGSSNAAQKSSSTGSSTKKPTSGSSNYKKPVVSTGGKKTISSASSGKKPLPGKLPAPKNPSSQTATSTETCSLLNNFTSKNSIGKIVHVTNLPDTGYTDQDLVKIVQPFGKVCDVLIIRSKNEAFMETSFRAAATAAVKFSESTPVMINNQRVTLTLAGQTKKSMKTVDEAATVKEPAIAAAPAEAPKIEHTEAKLEEKSKRELEVPPGFIRRYMLDDPPLKQAEQCVILISNLPEAQYTVNEITNLAKPFGGVNDILVVANHRKVYLELTSRNSLDSMIKFYSVFPTYLGGNLLSISIATRYKDLKDEDLIFADLIEQAAYKITPSIYETFVHLTNLPDKDVEDFEIIRVGLRFGKVEHHVYLSNKKKAILHLHSLSAAKAMHSFLTQYPCSIKENVLQCSLPSKTKLAEDEYMSYIEESIQSSPKIVMKKPAPATRASEETTNKKSKEGAAAPPPTKHAKEGAAAPPPTKHAKEGAAAPPPTKHAKEGAAAPPPTKHAKEGAAAPPPTKHAKEGAAAQPPTKHAKEGAAAPPPTKDAKEGAAAPPPTKDAKEGAAAPPPTKDAKEGAAAPPPTKDANEGAAAPPSSKDANEGAVAPPSSKDANEGAVVAPSSKDAIRSDKTPAPVPAKPLIPAPFSSCYSVVATEDDGDEEEAAEAPEAPDTLPLYVQAETETQQQDSHPVSQPLLSEELEVLVSVESDEEESEELYPFILGIKRGPPFLPIVQKNQIETPRPSSNAEAVGKKASEDGQNAISGPSRIPENKGVGNKTADTSNTEGPSTDKVQDPSTESSNVEDTKDHSVVPVGKTELPPFKADEGSKETSKAAHPVPEKGRAESEAPEMTPVAATSSGSMIRTTKYNAQKGEISVTVTLESQKSIAKTAESKKKTSREWGTSLRESSTPKSNSNRSSPANGTSSHSKSGSNFPQKKSTGKYVSSQPERDSKDMSRSRERDARSSSRKDDRTRGSSSSRYTRSSKSNNRSPRSKEEEETFPFNLDEFVTVDEIVEEHVDPKKKSKEREEKPDARKGKRKDNDPLPSDTKKSRVTSTDLHEASFVTLDEVGDEEDNAGNQDNLADQAAQSMVTLDEVHAEDGPPARAKGDKVLLTLDEISDEDDAQDSSAGRPSSSVPEILPKEKLLTLDEVNEEDEGHTTPPKPSKGVETKLAEATKDTGRKEDNSNKKMEAKPEAKAQQDAGDRSQRPLLTLDEVKADDDDMSFADMEHQFLTVDEIGEEEEDPAEKERKSDDRSKLPESKHSGSSKAETTPRGRLQKRSLPQGADDNMGSSQQVSPDTSLGAAPKRTPDKAKPSIGHDRGAAQGTSAPKDKAESAPADNQPAAETPAKKTKLESTPAEKTKLMPFNSSIAVGMEFLVPKTGYFCELCSLFYMDDSSKLKHCKSLRHYQAVEKHLAKLEAAPKGKSSST, encoded by the exons ATGTTTAACCGTGGAGGATTTCACGGGCAGAGACCGATGGGCCATGGTCCTATGAATCAACCCGGTATGGGCCATGGTCCTATGAATCAACCCGGTATGGGCCATGGTCCTATGAATCAACCCGGTATGGGCCATGGTCCAATGAATCAATCCGGTATGGGCCATCCTGGTATGAATATGTCTGGAATGAATATGTCTGGCATGGGTATGGCTCCCATGAACCAACAAAGCATGAATCTTTCTAGTATGAACCATCCTGGCATGAACAACCAACATATGGGCCATCCTGGAATGACGCATTCAAACATTGGCCTTTCTGGAATGAATCAGCCCAATATGAATCTCAATCAAATGAACCATCCAGGTATGAAtcaaggtggaggaggaggaggaggaggaagaggaatgggTTTCCTTCCAGAAATGAAGAATCCAGCATTTGGCATGAGGCCCATGAACAATACCGGATCCTTTGGTGGAAATACAGACCCGATTGGAATGAAAAGCATACCAGTAAGACCATCTATGCATACGCCTTCTGATAGACTCATGAGTCCACAGGTTTTACCCCAACGGTTTCCAAGCCCGAGTGTCCCTGCGCATCAAGGACAACAAAGAATGCCATCCCAGAATCAAGAAATTCCCTCTATAGTGAATCGTATTTTGTCACATTCCTCAGATCGCATGATGATGAAGCCTAAGACCCCCTTACAGGATCCTGCAGCTCTCATGAAGAAAAAACGATGGGATGACCTCGACGCATTTGGGAATGTAGGTCCAGAAATGGGAATGAAGCCCATTCAGAGCGATCCTTCACTTGAGAAAAGGCCAAATGCCCAGAATCGCTACACTAATGAAAGCGCCTCAAGTATTTTAGAAAGCTTCGGCTTATCAAACGAAGACCTGGAAGAGCTCAGCCGCTATCCTGACGATCAGCTGACACCATCAAACATGCCAGGCATCTTAAGAGACATCCGATTACGCAAAATGAATCTAACCACACCAGTACCTGACCAGACTACTGGAAGAAGACCTGGAAGTGAAGCAGTAGCAAGTAAAGTTATAGATTACGGACATTCAAGCAAGTACCCGTTTAATGACTCTGTCCCTCCGGCACGATCCTACAGCCCACCAAGAACTGAGCAGAAGCCTCCACCGCTTCCCAAAGAGACAGCAGCACCTAGCAATACAAAGCCTGAGATGACACCAGAAAAAGGAATGGATAATAAAATCCCCACCATATCTGGAAGCCGGAAGCCCATACGGCTATCTTCAAAACCGGACAGATCCAACAATAAGACTTTGATTGGGAAAGAGACTGCTGCGCCTGTCGATGTTTCAGTGACTGTCTCTAAAATAGAGCAACCTGTGATCAGTATCCAAGCGGACGCCTCCACCATCCCCGATGCAGCAACTTCTGTTCAAACAGAATTGAAGCCAGCGGTCCAATCCATCACTGCTGTCAGTCAAGTTGGCTACCAGCAACCCGCTGAAATGCCCGCACCTGTTAAAGGCGGCTGGGTACCACTCTTGTCTCAAGAGGAAGCTCAGAGGATGAAGAGGTTGCCGACTCCTTCCATGATGAACGATTACTATGCAGCGTCACCTCGGATATTTCCCCATATCTGTTCTCTGTGTAACGTAGAATGTAGACACTTGAAG GACTGGATTAAACACCAGAATAGCTCTTCCCACATTGAAAGCTGTCGGAACCTACGTCAACA GTATCCTGACTGGAACCCACAGGAGCTTTCTTCTGTAAG TAATGAAGGCAAAAATGCTGAAACGACCTCAAAAACATCATTGAAGTCTAAAAGTACCAGCCCTCGGAGATCTAGGCGGTCTGGGTCACGACACAGATCACGTAAATCACACTCCCGTAGTCCAAGATCCTCCGGCAGAAGATCTCGGAGCCGGAGTCCACGTAGATCTCGGAATAGCCCAAGGAGGTCACGTAGTCCACGTCTCGGGCAGAGGTCTCCATGCCGTTCACGGTCTCCCAGAAGATATCGCACCTCTAATGCCAAATCTCCCG ATAAGAGGGCTGTGGATGCAGCAGTGCAAAGCTTCATAGAGGCCACCAAAAGGTTAAAGGGTATAAAATCTTCACGCAATGGCAAGAAGCTGCCCCCTAAGCCATCCAATCCGATCACCAAAAATAAGAAGCCAGCTAGCAGTGCACCGCCTCCAAAGAGGTCCGGCACCACTGCTCCGAAGCCCCGCAGCTCATCCAGTTCCAGCAGCTCATCCAAGAAGCCCAATAGTAGCACCAATACCGCCGATAAAGCCGGCAGCAGTAATGCAGCGCAAAAATCTTCCTCTACCGGCTCTTCCACTAAAAAACCAACATCTGGCAGCTCCAACTATAAGAAGCCTGTTGTGAGCACAGGGGGTAAGAAGACCATCTCAAGCGCCTCTTCCGGAAAGAAACCGCTGCCTGGCAAACTGCCTGCTCCGAAGAATCCCAGCTCACAGACCGCGACCTCCACAGAGACATGTAGCCTCCTGAATAAT TTTACAAGTAAAAACAGCATTGGCAAAATTGTTCATGTCACCAACCTACCTGATACTGGCTACACTGATCAAGACCTTGTGAAAATCGTCCAGCCCTTTGGAAAAGTGTGCGATGTTCTCATCATCCGTTCGAAAAATGAG GCATTCATGGAAACCAGCTTTAGAGCAGCAGCCACAGCGGCGGTGAAGTTCAGCGAGTCGACGCCGGTCATGATAAACAACCAGCGTGTCACCCTGACGTTGGCCGGTCAGACCAAG AAATCCATGAAGACTGTGGATGAAGCTGCAAC AGTGAAAGAACCTGCTATAGCTGCAGCGCCCGCAG AAgccccaaagatagaacatacagaAGCAAAGCTGGAAGAGAAGTCCAAACGGGAACTAG AGGTCCCTCCTGGTTTTATTAGGCGCTACATGTTGGACGATCCACCACTGAAG CAGGCCGAGCAGTGCGTCATACTGATATCTAACCTGCCCGAAGCCCAGTACACCGTCAATGAAATCACCAACTTGGCCAAACCGTTTGGCGGTGTAAATGATATTCTCGTTGTCGCCAACCACAGAAAG GTGTACTTGGAGCTGACCAGCAGGAATTCTCTGGATTCAATGATTAAATTTTACAGTGTTTTCCCAACTTACCTCGGCGGGAACCTCCTGAGCATAAGCATCGCTACAAGATACAAGGACCTGAAAGATGAG GACCTCATCTTTGCAGACCTCATAGAACAGGCGGCATACAAG ATAACTCCCTCCATTTATGAAACGTTCGTCCATCTCACAAACCTCCCTGACAAAGATGTGGAAGACTTTGAGATCATTCGTGTCGGGCTTCGTTTTGGGAAGGTTGAGCACCACGTGTATCTCAGTAACAAGAAGAAG GCAATACTTCACCTGCATAGTCTCAGCGCTGCCAAAGCAATGCACAGCTTCCTGACCCAGTATCCGTGTAGTATCAAGGAGAACGTCCTACAATGCTCCCTGCCTTCCAAGACTAAACTAGCCGAG GATGAATACATGAGTTACATTGAAGAGTCCATACAAAG CAGCCCAAAAATCGTCATGAAGAAACCTGCACCAGCAACTCGTGCATCTGAAGAGACCACAAATAAGAAGTCTAAAGAGGGAGCAGCGGCGCCACCTCCTACTAAACACGCTAAGGAAGGAGCAGCGGCGCCACCTCCTACTAAACATGCTAAGGAGGGAGCAGCGGCGCCACCTCCTACTAAACATGCTAAGGAGGGAGCAGCGGCGCCACCTCCTACTAAACATGCTAAGGAGGGAGCAGCAGCGCCACCTCCTACTAAACATGCTAAGGAGGGAGCAGCGGCGCAACCTCCTACTAAACATGCTAAGGAGGGAGCAGCGGCGCCACCTCCTACTAAAGATGCTAAGGAGGGAGCAGCAGCGCCACCTCCTACTAAAGATGCTAAGGAGGGAGCAGCGGCGCCACCTCCTACTAAAGATGCTAAGGAGGGAGCAGCGGCGCCACCTCCTACTAAAGATGCTAACGAGGGAGCAGCGGCGCCACCTTCTTCTAAAGATGCTAACGAGGGAGCAGTGGCGCCACCTTCTTCTAAAGATGCTAACGAGGGAGCAGTGGTGGCACCTTCTTCTAAAGATGCCATAAGATCAGACAAAACCCCTGCTCCAGTTCCAGCTAAGCCCCTAATCCCTGCGCCATTTTCTTCCTGCTATAGTGTGGTGGCAACAGAAGATGATGGTGATGAAGAGGAGGCTGCAGAGGCCCCAGAAGCTCCCGACACGTTGCCTCTGTACGTACAGGCAGAGACAGAGACCCAGCAACAGGATTCTCATCCAGTATCTCAGCCACTATTGTCGGAGGAGTTAGAGGTTCTCGTGTCTGTGGAATCTGATGAGGAGGAATCTGAAGAACTGTATCCCTTTATCCTCGGCATTAAGCGGGGTCCTCCATTTCTGCCAATTGTCCAAAAGAACCAAATAGAAACCCCTCGTCCAAGTTCCAATGCAGAGGCTGTAGGCAAAAAGGCCAGTGAAGACGGCCAGAATGCTATATCTGGGCCCAGTCGGATACCAGAAAATAAGGGTGTGGGAAATAAGACGGCTGACACTAGCAACACTGAGGGTCCTTCTACAGACAAAGTCCAAGACCCCTCTACTGAGTCCTCCAATGTGGAGGACACCAAAGATCATAGTGTGGTACCTGTGGGAAAGACTGAGCTTCCCCCTTTCAAGGCGGACGAAGGGTCTAAGGAGACATCCAAAGCTGCGCACCCCGTTCCAGAAAAAGGCAGAGCTGAATCTGAGGCGCCAGAGATGACCCCGGTAGCCGCAACATCAAGTGGATCCATGATCAGGACCACAAAATACAACGCCCAAAAGGGAGAAATCTCTGTGACTGTCACACTAGAGAGCCAAAAGTCTATTGCGAAAACTGCAGAGTCCAAAAAGAAGACATCAAGAGAATGGGGAACATCCCTTCGTGAAAGTAGCACGCCGAAGTCAAACAGCAACAGGTCCAGCCCGGCCAACGGGACCTCCAGCCACAGCAAATCAGGCTCCAACTTCCCTCAGAAGAAAAGCACGGGAAAGTATGTGTCATCACAGCCCGAGAGAGACTCCAAGGATATGAGCCGGTCGCGGGAGAGAGACGCTCGCTCAAGTAGCAGAAAGGATGACCGAACAAGAGGCAGC AGTTCATCACGTTACACCCGAAGCTCCAAGAGCAACAATCGGAGTCCGAGATCTAAAGAG GAAGAGGAAACGTTCCCCTTCAACCTGGATGAGTTTGTTACCGTGGATGAGATTGTAGAGGAGCACGTAGACCCCAAGAAGAAGTCTAAAGAGCGAGAGGAGAAGCCTGACGCCAGAAAAGGGAAAAGGAAAGATAACGACCCTCTTCCCTCGGACACTAAGAAATCCCGAGTGACGAGCACCGATTTACACGAGGCTTCGTTTGTCACCTTAGATGAAGTTGGTGATGAAGAGGACAACGCCGGTAATCAAGATAACCTAGCCGACCAGGCGGCCCAGTCCATGGTGACGTTAGATGAGGTGCATGCTGAGGACGGCCCTCCTGCCCGCGCCAAAGGGGACAAGGTGCTACTGACCCTAGATGAGATAAGTGATGAAGATGATGCCCAGGACTCCTCTGCAGGGCGACCTTCATCATCTGTGCCAGAGATCTTACCTAAAGAAAAGCTCCTTACCCTAGATGAGGTCAACGAGGAGGATGAGGGGCATACAACACCTCCTAAGCCCTCCAAGGGGGTAGAAACCAAATTAGCAGAAGCCACAAAAGATACTGGGAGAAAAGAGGACAACAGTAATAAAAAAATGGAAGCTAAACCAGAGGCTAAAGCCCAGCAGGACGCTGGAGACCGTTCACAGCGACCTCTATTGACTCTGGATGAGGTGAAAGCAGACGATGACGACATGTCCTTTGCCGATATGGAACACCAGTTTCTGACAGTGGATGAGATtggggaagaggaggaagatcctgcgGAGAAGGAGCGCAAATCAGATGACAGAAGTAAACTGCCAGAAAGCAAGCACTCCGGCAGCAGCAAAGCCGAAACAA caccAAGGGGACGACTGCAGAAAAGATCGCTTCCTCAAGGTGCTGACGACAACATGGGCTCTTCACAGCAGGTTTCCCCTGACACAAGTCTAGGAGCTGCACCAAAGAGAACCCCAGATAAAGCCAAGCCATCGATTGGCCATGACCGGGGAGCAGCGCAAGGCACCTCTGCACCAAAGGATAAAGCAGAATCCG CTCCGGCGGATAATCAACCGGCTGCTGAAACTCCGGCCAAGAAGACAAAACTGGAATCTACACCAGCGGAAAAGACAAAACTGATGCCGTTCAACTCCAGCATCGCAGTGG